In Fibrobacter sp. UWB4, one DNA window encodes the following:
- a CDS encoding endo-1,4-beta-xylanase has product MKSKCLKGLLAAALLGGAVNSFAVGLAENAAKFVGNITTNGQVRSDFGQYWNQITAENECKWASIEGTRGNYNFSGCKRAYDWAKQNGGHFKFHALVWGSQYPNWLGNLSVDETKKAITSWFDAVQKQFPDLEMIDVVNEAIRTGNNQYHSGYTNTKIIQALGGDNNGDYAFVTTAFKMARERWPKAILIYNDYNTVQWNKDQGIQLIQTIKKNGAPVDAYGLQAHDMMSQGGGAGGTGGGGSCLSINTLKSVLKEIWDKTQTPMFISEYDIASTNDNVQKQCYEEQITHFMENEHVAGITIWGYIYGSTWLDCNGTARGCSGIIKDGRDRAAMTWLKQYLASNTGVNTTGLETGIITPVDPEPQTPFKGEALAVPGKIEVEDFDIPGKGKNEDGTSNESYGDDSENHGDSDYRKDTGADLYKKATGIALGYNTTGDWYEYTINVAEAGDYTAIASVATEGTGAFTLSLDGKSLAEFEVTGTSYDEFSDVKKKVTLPAGKHVLRMDVTQQYFDIDYINFVKGEVSDNPGGGDEPPISINTKVRLESPVLAAYDVFDANGVRLGRMRAYSMSDAVQILKSSSDVKNNGIYMLRSVQNGAVKSVRISR; this is encoded by the coding sequence ATGAAATCAAAATGTTTGAAAGGTTTATTGGCTGCTGCACTTTTGGGTGGTGCAGTCAACTCTTTTGCCGTCGGTTTGGCCGAAAACGCAGCCAAGTTTGTCGGTAATATTACGACTAACGGCCAGGTTCGTTCGGACTTTGGTCAGTATTGGAACCAGATTACGGCTGAAAACGAATGTAAGTGGGCTTCTATCGAAGGCACCCGCGGTAATTACAATTTCTCCGGCTGTAAGCGTGCTTATGACTGGGCCAAGCAGAATGGCGGTCACTTCAAGTTCCATGCTCTCGTGTGGGGTTCCCAGTATCCGAACTGGCTCGGTAACTTGAGCGTTGACGAAACCAAGAAGGCCATTACCTCGTGGTTTGACGCTGTCCAGAAGCAGTTCCCGGATCTCGAAATGATCGACGTGGTGAACGAAGCTATCCGTACTGGCAACAACCAGTATCACTCCGGCTATACCAACACAAAGATTATCCAGGCTCTCGGTGGCGACAACAACGGTGACTACGCCTTCGTGACGACCGCCTTCAAGATGGCTCGTGAACGCTGGCCGAAGGCAATCTTGATTTATAACGACTATAACACGGTGCAGTGGAACAAGGATCAGGGTATTCAGCTTATCCAGACCATCAAGAAGAACGGTGCTCCGGTTGACGCATACGGCTTGCAGGCTCACGACATGATGAGCCAGGGCGGTGGCGCTGGTGGTACCGGTGGTGGCGGCTCCTGCTTGAGCATCAACACCCTTAAGAGTGTGCTCAAGGAAATTTGGGACAAGACTCAGACCCCGATGTTCATTTCTGAATACGATATCGCAAGTACAAACGATAACGTCCAAAAGCAGTGCTACGAAGAACAGATCACGCACTTCATGGAAAATGAACACGTTGCTGGTATCACCATCTGGGGTTACATCTACGGTTCTACCTGGTTGGATTGTAACGGTACTGCAAGAGGCTGCTCCGGCATTATCAAGGACGGCAGGGATCGTGCCGCAATGACCTGGTTGAAGCAGTACTTGGCTTCTAACACGGGTGTGAACACGACGGGTCTCGAAACTGGCATTATCACTCCGGTTGATCCTGAACCGCAGACTCCGTTCAAGGGCGAAGCTCTCGCTGTTCCGGGTAAGATTGAAGTCGAAGACTTCGATATTCCGGGCAAGGGCAAGAACGAAGACGGTACGAGCAATGAATCCTATGGCGACGATTCCGAAAACCATGGCGATTCCGACTACCGCAAGGATACCGGTGCTGACCTTTACAAGAAGGCTACAGGCATTGCTCTCGGCTACAATACGACCGGCGACTGGTACGAATACACCATCAACGTTGCTGAAGCTGGCGACTACACTGCAATCGCTTCTGTCGCAACCGAAGGCACGGGCGCATTCACGCTCTCTCTCGATGGCAAGTCTCTCGCTGAATTCGAAGTCACTGGCACAAGCTACGATGAATTCTCCGACGTGAAGAAAAAAGTCACGCTTCCGGCTGGTAAGCATGTGCTCCGCATGGATGTGACCCAGCAATACTTCGATATCGACTACATCAACTTTGTGAAGGGCGAAGTTTCCGACAATCCGGGTGGTGGCGATGAACCGCCGATTTCCATCAACACTAAGGTCCGCCTGGAATCTCCGGTGCTTGCCGCTTACGACGTGTTTGATGCCAACGGTGTCCGTCTCGGTCGCATGAGGGCTTACTCCATGAGCGATGCCGTTCAGATTCTCAAGAGTTCTAGTGACGTCAAGAACAATGGCATCTACATGCTCCGCTCTGTCCAGAATGGTGCTGTGAAGTCTGTTCGTATCTCTCGCTAA
- a CDS encoding endo-1,4-beta-xylanase — protein MRKLSLSLAAVAVAGFVSVANAALADGGAKFLGNITTGGQIRSDFAQYWNQITPENGCKWGSIHSLSNGNSGTSKFAWDNFDKCESAYKWAKEKPGERHFKFHALVWGSQYPNFLCKKKNPGITVELTKKYITEWFDAVAAKFPDLEYIDVVNEAIWAGNNYHSGYGKPAAGAEGHSTDDTECGGSYIIEALGGDRVVNGKHQYDFITNAFKMARERWPKAVLIYNDYNTLSWQINEGIELIQTIVKNGAPVDAYGQQAHDCKGMSKSDFESKMTRIHNETGLPLLVSEYDIGEADDTKQKNDYANQIPFMWETPWVAGITIWGYINGSTWVQNTGLIEKDGRKRASMNWLEDYFAKNLSKGKNDVTFAPVEPEPQLPFKGEAIAIPGKVEAEDFDIPGVGVNEDGTSNQSYSDDSENHGDSDYRKDDAPAVDLYNKATGVIVGYNQTDDWLEYTVNIAEAGKYVMTASVAAESESASFSLSIDGKSVAEVPVSGSSWDDYKDVTAEVTLPAGKHILRMDVTAEYFDVDYFNFEFKNEAAIRTNVHMATPELADYDVFDVNGVRLGRMSAYSLSEAVSMLKNSNSIKIQGVYMLRSVKNGAVKTVRITR, from the coding sequence ATGAGAAAACTTTCTCTCTCTTTGGCTGCAGTAGCCGTTGCTGGTTTTGTCTCCGTTGCTAACGCCGCCCTTGCCGATGGCGGTGCTAAATTCTTAGGCAACATCACGACGGGCGGCCAGATCCGTAGCGACTTTGCTCAATATTGGAACCAGATTACACCCGAAAACGGCTGTAAGTGGGGTTCCATCCATTCCCTTTCTAATGGCAACAGCGGTACAAGCAAGTTCGCCTGGGACAACTTCGACAAGTGCGAAAGCGCCTACAAGTGGGCCAAGGAAAAACCGGGCGAACGCCACTTCAAGTTCCATGCTCTCGTTTGGGGTTCCCAGTACCCGAACTTCCTCTGCAAAAAGAAAAATCCGGGCATTACCGTAGAACTCACCAAAAAGTACATCACCGAATGGTTCGATGCCGTTGCCGCGAAGTTCCCGGACCTCGAATACATTGACGTGGTGAACGAAGCTATTTGGGCGGGTAACAACTACCACTCTGGTTACGGCAAGCCTGCTGCAGGTGCCGAAGGCCACAGCACCGACGATACCGAATGCGGCGGCTCCTACATTATCGAAGCCCTCGGTGGTGACCGCGTTGTAAATGGCAAGCACCAGTACGACTTTATCACGAATGCCTTCAAAATGGCCCGCGAACGTTGGCCGAAGGCTGTACTTATCTATAATGACTACAACACGCTCTCCTGGCAAATCAACGAAGGTATCGAACTTATCCAGACCATCGTCAAGAATGGCGCTCCGGTCGATGCCTACGGTCAGCAGGCTCACGACTGTAAGGGCATGAGCAAGTCCGATTTCGAAAGCAAGATGACCCGTATCCATAACGAGACGGGCCTCCCGCTCCTCGTTTCGGAATACGATATCGGCGAAGCGGACGATACCAAGCAGAAAAACGATTACGCAAACCAGATTCCGTTCATGTGGGAAACGCCGTGGGTTGCTGGCATTACTATTTGGGGCTACATCAACGGCTCTACCTGGGTCCAGAACACGGGTCTTATCGAAAAGGATGGTCGCAAGCGCGCTTCCATGAACTGGCTCGAAGACTACTTCGCCAAGAACTTGAGCAAGGGTAAGAACGACGTGACCTTCGCTCCGGTTGAACCCGAACCGCAGCTTCCGTTCAAGGGTGAAGCGATTGCCATTCCGGGTAAGGTCGAAGCCGAAGATTTCGATATTCCGGGTGTGGGCGTCAACGAAGACGGTACGAGCAACCAGTCCTACAGCGACGATTCCGAAAATCACGGCGATAGCGATTACCGCAAGGACGATGCTCCGGCTGTTGACCTTTACAACAAGGCTACGGGCGTTATCGTGGGTTACAACCAGACCGACGACTGGCTGGAATATACGGTCAATATTGCGGAAGCTGGCAAATATGTCATGACCGCTTCTGTTGCAGCGGAAAGCGAAAGCGCTTCCTTCTCGCTCTCCATTGATGGCAAGTCCGTTGCCGAAGTTCCGGTTTCGGGTTCTAGCTGGGATGATTACAAGGATGTCACTGCTGAAGTGACCCTCCCGGCGGGCAAGCATATCTTGCGTATGGATGTAACTGCGGAATACTTTGACGTGGACTACTTCAACTTTGAGTTTAAAAATGAAGCTGCAATTCGCACGAATGTCCACATGGCGACTCCTGAACTGGCCGACTACGACGTCTTTGACGTGAACGGGGTGCGCCTCGGTCGCATGAGCGCTTATTCCTTGAGCGAAGCTGTGTCGATGCTCAAGAACTCGAATTCCATCAAGATCCAGGGCGTTTACATGCTCCGCTCCGTCAAGAACGGTGCTGTGAAAACGGTTCGCATTACGCGCTAA